A single Xylanimonas cellulosilytica DSM 15894 DNA region contains:
- a CDS encoding cytochrome c oxidase subunit 3 produces the protein MTPVSTTATAAAPTAHQHVSVNRPNPVSVGTIVWLASELMFFAGLFAMYFTVRSVMDPAEWASQTEMLNVRFALLNTTILVLSSATCQMGVLAAERFKPVRTGRLLQVSQWGMHEWTTLTYLMGAFFIGGQVFEYAALVEEGLTISSSAYGSVFYLTTGFHGLHVVGGLIAFLFLLGRSFAAKRFGHHEATTAIVTSYYWHFVDVVWIALFAVIYLLQ, from the coding sequence ATGACTCCCGTGTCCACGACCGCAACGGCTGCTGCCCCGACTGCTCACCAGCACGTGAGCGTCAACCGACCGAACCCGGTGTCGGTCGGGACCATCGTCTGGCTCGCCTCCGAGCTGATGTTCTTCGCCGGGCTCTTCGCGATGTACTTCACGGTCCGTTCCGTGATGGATCCCGCGGAGTGGGCCTCGCAGACCGAGATGCTGAACGTCCGGTTCGCGCTGCTGAACACCACGATCCTGGTGCTGTCCTCCGCCACCTGCCAGATGGGCGTGCTCGCCGCAGAGCGCTTCAAGCCGGTCCGGACCGGCCGCCTGCTGCAGGTGTCCCAGTGGGGCATGCACGAGTGGACGACGCTGACGTACCTCATGGGTGCCTTCTTCATCGGCGGCCAGGTCTTCGAGTACGCGGCCCTCGTCGAGGAGGGCCTGACGATCTCGTCCAGCGCGTACGGCTCCGTCTTCTACCTGACGACCGGCTTCCACGGCCTGCACGTCGTCGGCGGCCTCATCGCCTTCCTCTTCCTGCTCGGCCGCTCGTTCGCCGCCAAGCGCTTCGGCCACCACGAGGCCACCACCGCGATCGTCACGTCGTACTACTGGCACTTCGTCGACGTCGTCTGGATCGCCCTCTTCGCCGTCATCTACCTGCTCCAGTGA
- a CDS encoding response regulator transcription factor, translating into MTGAGSGAGTANGPRILLYSDDRTVREQVRLAVGPRLRAHAPAIAWEEVATAAAVVAAADAEQWDLMVLDGEADKAGGMGLSRQLKNEVYECPPVLLLTGRAEDAWLASWSLADAVVARPLDALTVQGAVAGLVTGASA; encoded by the coding sequence ATGACGGGTGCTGGATCAGGTGCGGGAACGGCGAACGGACCGCGGATCCTGCTCTACAGCGACGACCGCACGGTGCGCGAGCAGGTGCGGCTCGCGGTAGGACCGCGCCTGCGCGCCCACGCGCCCGCCATCGCGTGGGAAGAGGTGGCGACTGCCGCCGCCGTCGTCGCGGCCGCCGACGCCGAGCAGTGGGACCTCATGGTGCTCGACGGCGAGGCCGACAAGGCAGGCGGCATGGGACTGAGCCGCCAGCTCAAGAACGAGGTCTACGAGTGCCCGCCCGTGCTGCTGCTCACCGGACGCGCCGAGGACGCGTGGCTCGCCTCCTGGTCCCTGGCCGACGCCGTCGTGGCGCGCCCGCTCGACGCGCTCACCGTGCAGGGTGCGGTCGCAGGGCTCGTGACCGGGGCGAGCGCCTGA
- a CDS encoding c-type cytochrome: MKALAARRHHRAAPVVLLLLALLVTGGAYAALAPSPAQAATASAADIETGQKLFQANCATCHGPAAEGTEIAPSLVGVGAAAVDFQVSTGRMPMQMDGPQAVAKPRQMDDAQTAALAAYVASLGDGPAIPTDQQVDPAEGDAANGMALFRTNCAMCHNAVGAGGALSQGKFAPSLLETSDRNIYQAMITGPQSMPVFNDATITPEGKRDIIAFLAEQDKGTAGGNPLGGLGPVAEGLWAWVLGLAVLIGGAVWMGAKSS; encoded by the coding sequence GTGAAGGCACTCGCCGCCCGCAGACACCACCGGGCCGCCCCGGTCGTGCTGCTGCTGCTGGCGCTGCTGGTCACGGGCGGCGCCTATGCCGCCCTCGCCCCGAGTCCGGCGCAAGCCGCGACCGCCAGCGCCGCGGACATCGAGACCGGACAGAAGCTGTTCCAGGCGAACTGCGCCACCTGCCACGGCCCCGCCGCCGAGGGCACCGAGATCGCGCCGTCGCTCGTCGGTGTCGGCGCCGCGGCCGTGGACTTCCAGGTGTCGACCGGCCGTATGCCGATGCAGATGGACGGCCCGCAGGCCGTCGCGAAGCCGCGGCAGATGGACGACGCCCAGACGGCAGCGCTCGCCGCCTACGTGGCCTCGCTCGGTGACGGCCCGGCGATCCCGACCGATCAGCAGGTCGACCCGGCCGAGGGCGACGCCGCGAACGGCATGGCCCTGTTCCGCACGAACTGCGCGATGTGCCACAACGCCGTCGGTGCCGGCGGTGCGCTGTCCCAGGGCAAGTTCGCTCCGTCGCTGCTGGAGACGTCGGACCGCAACATCTACCAGGCCATGATCACCGGCCCGCAGTCGATGCCGGTCTTCAACGACGCCACGATCACGCCCGAGGGCAAGCGCGACATCATCGCGTTCCTCGCCGAGCAGGACAAGGGCACGGCGGGCGGTAACCCGCTGGGCGGCCTCGGCCCGGTGGCCGAGGGCCTGTGGGCGTGGGTGCTCGGTCTGGCCGTCCTGATCGGCGGCGCCGTCTGGATGGGAGCAAAGTCCTCGTGA